One Flavobacteriales bacterium genomic window carries:
- the cysC gene encoding adenylyl-sulfate kinase: MKEEQGNIFTVFDEMLPRHDKELMLNQRASVFWMTGLSGSGKTTIAKGLERKLHADGYLSQLLDGDNIRAGVCNNLGFAEDDRKENIRRIAEVSKLFIHCGVICINCFVSPTEEIRAMARDIIGPDDFQEVYINTPLEICEGRDVKGLYKKARAGEIPDFTGISAPFEAPSSPALELKTENKSIEDCVDELYRFIITKITLN, translated from the coding sequence ATGAAAGAGGAACAGGGCAACATCTTCACGGTATTCGATGAAATGCTCCCAAGGCATGATAAAGAACTGATGCTCAATCAACGAGCCTCGGTATTCTGGATGACTGGCTTATCGGGAAGCGGTAAGACCACCATAGCCAAGGGATTGGAACGCAAGCTCCATGCTGATGGATATCTCAGTCAATTGCTCGATGGGGATAACATACGGGCCGGAGTCTGTAATAATCTCGGCTTTGCTGAAGATGACCGGAAAGAGAACATCCGTAGGATAGCCGAGGTCAGCAAACTATTCATCCACTGTGGGGTCATCTGCATCAATTGCTTTGTAAGCCCCACTGAAGAGATCCGGGCGATGGCACGCGATATCATCGGTCCAGATGATTTCCAAGAGGTATACATAAACACCCCCTTGGAGATATGCGAGGGCCGGGATGTCAAAGGTCTCTACAAGAAAGCCCGTGCAGGTGAGATTCCTGATTTCACCGGGATAAGCGCTCCCTTTGAAGCACCTTCCTCCCCAGCTTTGGAGCTGAAGACCGAGAACAAAAGCATTGAAGACTGCGTAGATGAACTCTACCGCTTCATTATCACTAAAATCACATTGAACTGA
- the cysD gene encoding sulfate adenylyltransferase subunit CysD produces MGAYSLTHLKELESESIYVLREVASQFENPVMLFSGGKDSIVMFHLARKAFWPGKVPFPLLHVDTGHNFPETIEFRDRLMEKTGAKLIVGSVQQSIDEGKVMEEKGINASRNALQTVTLLESLEAGRYDAAMGGARRDEEKARAKERFFSHRDEFGQWDPKNQRPELWNIFNGKKQMGEHFRVFPISNWTEMDIWQYILHENIDLPSLYFSHTREVFERDGVLLAATEVVPRKDDEEVKEMVVRFRTIGDMTCTGAVESDADSLEKIIDEVSSTRVTERGGRSDDKRSEAAMEDRKKAGYF; encoded by the coding sequence ATGGGTGCATATAGCCTGACACATTTAAAAGAACTGGAATCAGAATCCATCTATGTCCTACGAGAAGTGGCTTCTCAATTCGAGAATCCGGTCATGCTTTTTTCTGGAGGGAAGGACTCGATCGTGATGTTCCATTTGGCACGAAAGGCCTTCTGGCCCGGAAAGGTGCCCTTCCCGCTGCTCCATGTAGATACCGGTCATAACTTCCCAGAGACCATCGAGTTCCGGGACCGCTTAATGGAAAAGACCGGAGCCAAGCTCATCGTGGGTTCGGTACAGCAATCCATCGATGAGGGCAAGGTGATGGAAGAGAAAGGGATCAACGCCAGTCGGAACGCCCTGCAGACCGTCACGCTATTGGAATCATTAGAAGCCGGTAGGTACGATGCAGCGATGGGAGGTGCGCGTAGGGATGAAGAAAAAGCACGGGCCAAGGAGCGTTTCTTCTCTCATAGGGATGAATTCGGACAATGGGACCCTAAGAACCAGCGGCCAGAACTCTGGAACATATTCAACGGAAAGAAGCAGATGGGTGAGCACTTCCGGGTATTCCCCATCTCCAACTGGACCGAGATGGACATTTGGCAGTACATCCTCCACGAGAATATAGACCTGCCGTCCCTCTACTTCAGCCATACGCGTGAAGTATTCGAGCGGGACGGTGTCTTACTTGCGGCTACAGAAGTGGTGCCACGCAAGGATGACGAAGAGGTCAAGGAGATGGTCGTCCGTTTCCGTACCATCGGGGATATGACCTGCACCGGAGCGGTGGAATCCGATGCTGATAGCTTGGAGAAGATCATCGATGAGGTCTCCTCTACGCGGGTCACCGAGCGCGGTGGTCGTTCCGATGACAAACGCTCAGAAGCGGCCATGGAAGACCGTAAGAAGGCAGGATATTTCTAG